In the genome of Maribacter forsetii DSM 18668, the window GTTTTTCATCACCATTATCCATTTCCCTATTAAAATCCCTACCTGTTACTAGCGGAATCTTAAGTGTACTTAAATAACCCGCACCGGCAAAAGAACGACGAAGACGCACATCGGTATCCGTATTTGCATCATAAAATCGGGTGTAGTTAAAGTAGTAATCTGACGGTATGGCTTGACTTGTAGCTACATTGGTTACATACGGATTTGCCTCTAAGGCATTTAAAAGCGCTTTAAAGCTAGACTTAGCAGCATCTATATCTTTAAAATCAAGGTCAATATTACCCACTATTACATGTTCTCTTTCAAAACCTAAATCAGCCTTTTTCATAAAACTAATCTGACTGTTTAAAATAACAGCCACACAGATAAAAAGAATGGCTATGGCAAACTGAAAAATGATAAATGTATTTCGTAAAATAAAACTTCCCTTAGCACTATCTAACTTACCTTTTACCCCTTGAGAAACCGGCAAGGAAATAAACCGTAACGTTGGTAAAATACCAACTATCAACGTTACTACAACACCTAATAAAACAGCATCCAATATTACAAGGTAATCATTTGCCAAACTAAAATTAATCTCCCCAAAATCAGCTCCAAAAATATCATTCATTTTGGGTAGTAAGAAGCCAAAGAACAATCCGCCAGAAATTAATATGGATAGTATTACCAAAATTCCGTTTTCTAAGCAAAACTGCGTAATCACTCCTTTTCCACTACCACCTAATATTTTACGTACTGCAATATCCTTAGTTCTACGGTACATAGTAGAGGTATTCAAGTTCAGTAAGTTTACAAGTACCAGAAGGAGCACAAAAAAAGATGTAGCTATATTTCCTGCAATTATAATTTCTACTACGGGTATAGAATCAATACGGACCTCAGCATGTGGTATTACCTCCATTCGTGAAATTACTGAAGGGTCTTCATAATTTTCCCTTACCAGTTGACCTACACGCTTCTCAAATTCTAGAATATCAGCATCTGGACGTAGCTTCATAAATACCGGTGAAAAACTGTCATCCCAATTATCCTGATTTTTAAAACCTACATTATCCTTTAAGATCGTGTTGGGCATTAAAACATCTAACCGAAAAGAAGAGTAAGGACTTATTGGTTCTAATACCCCTGTAATTGTTAAGTTCAAAGTGTCTGCCGCAATTAAACTCTTCCCCACGGGATTTTCTTCCCCAAACAATTGCTTACTTACCTTGTACGTCAGAACAACTGAATACTTTTCATTTAGCGCAGTACTTTGGTTGCCATATTTTAAAGGCAGCGCGAAAACATCAAAAAATTCAGGATCGGCATATGTAGTTGTTTTCTGAAATTCATTATCTCCTACCTCTAACCAAATATTACCCCAACCATGTAAATGTGT includes:
- a CDS encoding ABC transporter permease, encoding MLRNHLKLSLRNLWKNRMLSSLNLLGLSIGIGGVLTLMFSVYAYYIADDMIPDQDQIFYLKTHLADGNDYNEAVYPLLDKIKSTSPEVIAGTHLHGWGNIWLEVGDNEFQKTTTYADPEFFDVFALPLKYGNQSTALNEKYSVVLTYKVSKQLFGEENPVGKSLIAADTLNLTITGVLEPISPYSSFRLDVLMPNTILKDNVGFKNQDNWDDSFSPVFMKLRPDADILEFEKRVGQLVRENYEDPSVISRMEVIPHAEVRIDSIPVVEIIIAGNIATSFFVLLLVLVNLLNLNTSTMYRRTKDIAVRKILGGSGKGVITQFCLENGILVILSILISGGLFFGFLLPKMNDIFGADFGEINFSLANDYLVILDAVLLGVVVTLIVGILPTLRFISLPVSQGVKGKLDSAKGSFILRNTFIIFQFAIAILFICVAVILNSQISFMKKADLGFEREHVIVGNIDLDFKDIDAAKSSFKALLNALEANPYVTNVATSQAIPSDYYFNYTRFYDANTDTDVRLRRSFAGAGYLSTLKIPLVTGRDFNREMDNGDEKPVIINRSAMAAFGWTTIEGKRLKYKNDDFIGNPVVGVMEDFHYQDLQNAVEPLVHYYRNEDELEKHRYLSVKVVDGKEKEVRDMIALAFSKIDSRKNYVQSNLGEKVSGQYRLMDGMLKTVNVVALLTIFISCLGMFGLISFMAKRRIKEIGIRKVLGASVLKIVVLLSKDYMILVGIATIVAFPVAWYMMNAWLGGFAYSISIQWWMFALSGCIALCITAFTLGMQAIKAARANPVKSLRTE